A single Oncorhynchus tshawytscha isolate Ot180627B linkage group LG01, Otsh_v2.0, whole genome shotgun sequence DNA region contains:
- the LOC112249062 gene encoding ras-like protein family member 11B, with protein sequence MRLVQNMSTIAEFATPECPSNGNIKIAVIGGSGVGKTALVVRFLTRRFIGDYERNAGNLYSREVQVDGGEQVAIQVQDTPGVDLTGNGLSIPDHVTCSIQWADAVVLVYSVTDRHSFDLIGQLHQLVARAGRANVPPVILLANKADLLHMRRVDAEQGPLLAAALGCSFYEVSASEDYSQVHGAFHRLCCHMAKQQPTASMSSHTTSSGVAEKKGRSPLIPRPKSPNMQDLKRRFKQALSAKVRTVTSV encoded by the exons ATGCGTCTGGTCCAGAACATGTCAACCATCGCGGAGTTTGCGACCCCAGAGTGCCCGTCCAACGGGAACATCAAAATAGCCGTGATCGGGGGCAGCGGAGTTGGCAAAACAG CTCTGGTAGTAAGATTTCTAACAAGGCGCTTCATCGGGGACTACGAGAGAAACGCAGGAAACCTTTATTCAAGAGAGGTCCAGGTGGACGGAGGAGAGCAAGTAGCCATCCAAGTCCAGGACACGCCGGGTGTTGAT CTGACCGGTAACGGCCTCAGCATCCCTGATCATGTGACCTGCTCCATCCAATGGGCCGACGCCGTGGTGCTGGTCTACTCTGTGACCGACCGCCATAGCTTTGATCTGATTGGCCAGTTGCACCAGCTGGTGGCCCGAGCGGGTAGGGCCAACGTGCCACCCGTCATCCTGCTGGCCAATAAGGCGGACCTGCTGCACATGAGGCGGGTGGATGCCGAACAGGGCCCCCTGCTGGCGGCAGCGCTGGGCTGCTCCTTCTACGAGGTGTCAGCCAGCGAAGACTACAGCCAGGTACATGGGGCCTTCCACAGGCTGTGCTGCCACATGGCCAAACAGCAGCCCACAGCCTCTATGTCCTCCCACACCACCTCCAGCGGAGTGGCTGAGAAGAAGGGACGCTCACCCCTTATCCCCAGGCCCAAGTCCCCCAACATGCAGGACCTGAAGAGGCGCTTCAAGCAGGCCCTGTCTGCTAAAGTCAGGACTGTCACCTCTGTGTGA